From the Candidatus Caldatribacterium sp. genome, one window contains:
- a CDS encoding DUF5615 family PIN-like protein — TCPGAEDQEVMELARRERRVLLTEDKDFGHLAYLSGIPRIGVILLRFPARARHDLCNAVLSLIRREGPKLEESFVVLEPGRIRIRRFI; from the coding sequence AGACCTGTCCCGGAGCCGAGGACCAGGAGGTCATGGAGTTAGCCAGAAGGGAAAGACGGGTCCTTTTAACTGAGGACAAGGATTTCGGACATTTGGCATACCTTTCAGGAATACCGAGGATTGGAGTGATTCTTTTGCGGTTTCCAGCAAGGGCAAGACATGATCTGTGCAATGCCGTTTTGAGCTTGATACGCCGGGAAGGTCCTAAGCTTGAGGAATCCTTTGTTGTACTGGAACCCGGGCGAATTCGTATAAGGCGATTCATATAA
- a CDS encoding UPF0175 family protein, giving the protein MSSKIVIEIPREVLHATRMTPQELKCELAVYLFQQGKLSFGKAREMADMTAWAFQQLLGARGIPVHYTLEDYEKDVATLKGLGRL; this is encoded by the coding sequence ATGTCCTCTAAGATTGTTATCGAGATACCTCGAGAAGTCCTCCATGCCACTCGCATGACGCCCCAGGAGCTGAAGTGCGAGCTGGCGGTGTACCTCTTTCAGCAGGGGAAACTCTCTTTTGGTAAAGCTCGGGAGATGGCGGATATGACTGCCTGGGCTTTCCAGCAATTATTGGGCGCAAGAGGTATCCCCGTTCATTATACTCTCGAGGATTATGAGAAAGATGTAGCCACACTGAAGGGACTTGGCCGCCTATGA
- a CDS encoding HEPN domain-containing protein: MKRETREWLSIAEEELQSGECLFERGFYRMAYYHAQQAVEKVLKALLVEKEIPPPRTHNILDLCVALRKLGSNPPLSEEESVFLTSIYQARYPAGLGLLPSGEPSKGDAEKALQCASKIWRWFQEVCRTSPPDLEKY; this comes from the coding sequence ATGAAAAGGGAAACCCGGGAATGGTTGAGCATCGCCGAAGAGGAACTCCAATCCGGTGAGTGTCTTTTTGAGCGGGGTTTCTACCGGATGGCCTACTACCACGCCCAGCAAGCGGTAGAGAAAGTTCTAAAGGCTTTGCTGGTGGAGAAGGAGATCCCACCACCCAGGACGCATAATATCCTCGACCTGTGTGTTGCCCTGAGGAAACTTGGGAGTAATCCTCCACTCTCTGAAGAAGAGTCGGTCTTTCTCACCAGCATCTACCAGGCGAGATACCCCGCAGGGCTGGGTTTGCTTCCTTCCGGAGAACCATCGAAGGGCGACGCAGAAAAGGCTCTACAGTGTGCAAGCAAAATCTGGCGGTGGTTTCAGGAAGTTTGCAGAACTTCTCCCCCGGATTTGGAAAAGTACTGA
- a CDS encoding nucleotidyltransferase domain-containing protein translates to MYGENGGGEEGVSRLFTVEERRTLLEEELSRIVTLLIEKYQPEKIVLFGSLARGHVHEWSDIDLLIIKETEKRPIERILEVVRLVRPRVGIDLFVYSPSEIETMLEEKISFVHDIMKTGKILYEKGNPGMVEHRRRGTPIR, encoded by the coding sequence ATGTACGGCGAGAATGGCGGAGGCGAAGAGGGAGTGTCGAGGCTCTTTACAGTTGAAGAGAGGAGAACTCTACTCGAGGAGGAGCTTTCGCGAATAGTAACGCTCCTTATCGAAAAGTATCAACCTGAAAAAATCGTCCTTTTTGGTTCTCTCGCCAGGGGGCATGTCCACGAGTGGAGTGACATCGACCTTCTCATCATCAAGGAGACCGAAAAAAGGCCCATTGAGCGGATTCTTGAGGTTGTACGATTGGTACGACCCAGGGTGGGTATTGACCTCTTTGTCTACAGCCCTTCTGAAATCGAAACAATGCTTGAAGAGAAAATTTCCTTCGTCCATGACATTATGAAGACAGGGAAAATTCTCTATGAAAAGGGAAACCCGGGAATGGTTGAGCATCGCCGAAGAGGAACTCCAATCCGGTGA